The sequence cctGCTCTCTTGAGTTTACAAATCTTTGAAcctccatcttcaaatCTTCAGTCACTCCTCTCAGACTATCGTAGTATGACAGGCCTTTGCCCAGTCCGGCCCTGATCTCAGCATACGATTCACCAGCTTCGATCAGCCGCTTTTCCCAGTCGTGAATTATTTTCTGGCgttccttctcctttttcaAAATTTCGCGGAAGCCCGTTCCCCTATGTACTTGCGCAACGAGCATATCTAGTTCTTGCAAGATCGATCTGGATGCAGATACAGCGGCAGCCAGACGAGTTTGATAAGGTCGGAACTTTTCCAGTTCAGACGCGAAGAGTTGTGGTTCGACGTTCTGAGAGCGGCGGTTGAGAAGAAGCAAGTTTGAGACGTCATCTGTCTGGATCTGTTTCATACTGTTAGTTGCCATAATCGTCATATGTAGATAATTGGCAAACCTTTTCTTTTAAGTCTCTCAGAACTTCATCTCTTTCTGCCCtaatcttcttcaaacGATCTAGTTTCTCTCTACCGTCATCCACAGCTTTTCTCAAAGCatttctctcttcctgtCCTAATGCCTTTTTGTCTGTTTCTTCGTCATCTAGATCAAGTAGACTGACGGTTTTGTCTACTTTCTGAGGTTTTCCCTCAGCAATATCCCTAGCGGCTCTTTCGAGATTACCCAGACCCGACGATAGAAGAGAGATTGAGGGCTGGATGGATTGCCAAAGGGATTGTAGATGGGCGTCAGAAGTAGACGCcgaagagagagaagatAGATTAGCAGATAAATTGGAGCGCAGATTGGCAGTCTGTGGGCCTGACGGGGATTGCGTAAAGTTGGGCGTATATTTAGCCTGCGGGTCCCATTAGCGGTAGTTTCAGGAAGAAGACCGTTGACTTACCCTCATGCGTTCACATTCTCGACTTTCGGCATCCAGAGCCCCGTTCAATTCTCTTAGTTCTCGCTCACACGCGCCTCTTTCACCATCCAGGCGATCCAAATCGTTTTCCACCTGTCTCACATCCCCGACACTATCTACCAATCTTTTCAGTTCCTGACTGAGAGGAATATCACCATTTTCATCTCCTTCCAAAAGGTGCCGCCATCTGTCAATTTCTTCAGGGAGGTTGAGATGATCAAGCCCAGCTTGGACCTCCCCTTCTGCCACTTCAACCTTATCAACCTCGGCTCTCACCAACTTTGCTTTTTCTTCTGAATAAACACTTGCAGATTCATGCACCGCAAGAGGGACCAGTCTAAGAAAGATGTCTGGCCCGATCAATTTCGTGACCTCTTGGTTACCGTATACGTCTTGAATAGTGACAGGAGCTGCGGGCGGCAACTTATCTATGACTGGAAGACTAGCTTCGGAAGGAAGAACTTCATGATAGATGAGATCGTTATCCTTGACAGCCTGATCTTTGGCTTCACCGCAGACAGTTGCATGAGCCTTGACGATTTCGTTCAAGGCATTAGCAGCGTCATGAGGCAAGCTGGGTGTTGACGCTCCCACAAAAGTATAAATGAAAGACGAAGCCTGCTTTTGGGCCTCTTGAATGAGGGAATTGGCTATCTTGAGCCTAACCAGTGCTGCGCCATGTTTGCCCGCAGCGCTATCTGATGTCGCCTTGTAGTACTGGGTCAGACTTCCAAACAGCTTGGCCTTGATCTGGAGCACATAAAGCCAGTTGCGATCAAAGACGCCTTTGCCCTGAAACTCCTTCATCTCATCCACGACGGACGTATACATAGATGCTGTTTGATTGGCTGACCGGGCTATGAGGGAAGCTGATTTCTTTTCTTCAATGAGCTTTTCCGTGAAGATCTCAGTAGCTTGAGCCATCATGATCCCAATCAAAAGATGGACCACTTCCCTACTGAGGTCGGTTGAAGGGGCGTGAAGAAAGTTTTCATTGATGTAGGTCAACATACCGGCAGAAGCTCGGGTGTTATAATAGGCTCGCTTCAAACCTTCAGGGTCTGAACGTGAGGCAGACTGGGCAAGAGACGAGAGGATAGATGATATCAAGTGGATGATGGAGGCCTTTTCGAAAGCCAGTGAAGTTTGAGTAGTCAACTTGTCAGTGAAAGCATCATTCCTGCAGGACAAGTAAGTTTTGTCCACCACATTTTATATAATACAATGCTTGCCATGGGAAGGAGACTTTGATCTCTGCAAATCTCAGTTCGAGCAACTCTAACTGTCCAAAGTACTTATACAAAAGGTCCCTTGCTGGTTTATCCTTAGCCGATAGCGAGCCCGGGAAAATAGATATTGCCTTACCTGTTTGATCGCTACCTGCACCTCTCACAGCATCTTGCCTACATCTTTGAAGGACTGCACATTCTTCGGCGTAATTGTTTGGATCTTCGCCATACGAGGCTGCGATAACGTGCCGAATGGGAGTGGCCCAGTCTACGTCCGTAGTTGTTTTGCGGGGGACTGCTATGAGGGGAGATTGAACCGACATGAATATAGTCCCTTCTTGTAGCTTGAGTAGATgcaaagaagagaaaaacAAAAGGTGGGCAACTAGACAACAGAGACAGGCGACAGCGAGCAACGAAGCCGAACGTTGTCGGTGCCCGTGAACACGCTCTACACAGCGTCATATATACTCGGTCATGAGCTCAATGGAACATATTACGTAAATACATGCATTTGCGGCTacttctctttcctccgTAAAAGGACCGGTTATTTCGTATTCACTCAGTTTGAAGTTCGTCCACACACAACCAGTTGATAAAAATGGCCAGTGGGTCAACTACACGTCCGAATCAGGGTGAAGTTATACAGGAGGTACGTCCGATTCTGATCGTTTTCTGAGGCGATAGCAAGATTAACATCAGATGTGCAGTTCCTTGACGGCGGCTCTTATATCAGAGGTACGTATGGGTAATTACTATATTGGAAGATTATGA comes from Cryptococcus gattii WM276 chromosome G, complete sequence and encodes:
- a CDS encoding Hypothetical protein (Similar to TIGR gene model, INSD accession AAW44609.1; CNG02100), which gives rise to MSVQSPLIAVPRKTTTDVDWATPIRHVIAASYGEDPNNYAEECAVLQRCRQDAVRGAGSDQTARDLLYKYFGQLELLELRFAEIKVSFPWQALNDAFTDKLTTQTSLAFEKASIIHLISSILSSLAQSASRSDPEGLKRAYYNTRASAGMLTYINENFLHAPSTDLSREVVHLLIGIMMAQATEIFTEKLIEEKKSASLIARSANQTASMYTSVVDEMKEFQGKGVFDRNWLYVLQIKAKLFGSLTQYYKATSDSAAGKHGAALVRLKIANSLIQEAQKQASSFIYTFVGASTPSLPHDAANALNEIVKAHATVCGEAKDQAVKDNDLIYHEVLPSEASLPVIDKLPPAAPVTIQDVYGNQEVTKLIGPDIFLRLVPLAVHESASVYSEEKAKLVRAEVDKVEVAEGEVQAGLDHLNLPEEIDRWRHLLEGDENGDIPLSQELKRLVDSVGDVRQVENDLDRLDGERGACERELRELNGALDAESRECERMRAKYTPNFTQSPSGPQTANLRSNLSANLSSLSSASTSDAHLQSLWQSIQPSISLLSSGLGNLERAARDIAEGKPQKVDKTVSLLDLDDEETDKKALGQEERNALRKAVDDGREKLDRLKKIRAERDEVLRDLKEKIQTDDVSNLLLLNRRSQNVEPQLFASELEKFRPYQTRLAAAVSASRSILQELDMLVAQVHRGTGFREILKKEKERQKIIHDWEKRLIEAGESYAEIRAGLGKGLSYYDSLRGVTEDLKMEVQRFVNSREQERRRMIGDIETRQRLGSVSPSAGGAIANRGLEERLASLKMDAPHQPPRPSISSTPSLPPPPGQGNSSATSSYMPPPPPPKPESNPYDFSALARFGTFTTPSVSSPYYPPPPSRPTYASPPFSPQQPAGQSGHLPYAPPPGHVPQTQQPQYPSSQNQQQGQGYGYPGYGQQGGYYGGGHGQYR